In one Vigna radiata var. radiata cultivar VC1973A unplaced genomic scaffold, Vradiata_ver6 scaffold_111, whole genome shotgun sequence genomic region, the following are encoded:
- the LOC106754530 gene encoding uncharacterized protein LOC106754530, with translation MSDQQKGLLQAIKEVVPGVDQRFCVRHLYANFRKQFPGKQLKRLMWKAATTTHPQTWEAXMRNIKQLNDDAFKYLLKIPPRHWSRSRFISNPQCDTLVNNMSEAFNSVMLHTRSKPIISMLEDIRLYLMKRWATNRTKSQSLSGEICPKIKTRLNKESQLTKYWIPCWSSNKIFEVRHVSQAGDKFIVNLDEKMCSCRKWEITAIPCCHSLAAMKFLNVDAADFIPCCFRKSTYEEIYSSIIYPINGNNMWEITTYVDVLPPPKRILPGRPKKKRRLEQWELVKDDKRMRKGGLKKRCGICKELGHNRKSCTKGKEAPSNQETNSSNQDE, from the exons ATGTCGGACCAACAAAAG GGACTGCTGCAAGCTATTAAAGAAGTAGTCCCTGGAGTTGATCAACGTTTCTGTGTTAGGCACCTTTATGCGAATTTCAGAAAGCAATTCCCTGGAAAACAACTAAAGCGATTGATGTGGAAGGCAGCTACAACAACTCATCCACAAACATGGGAAGCANaaatgagaaatataaaacaacTTAATGATGATGCTTTCAAATACTTGTTAAAAATCCCTCCCAg GCACTGGTCAAGATCAAGATTTATCAGCAACCCTCAGTGTGATACTTTGGTAAACAACATGTCAGAGGCTTTCAATAGTGTAATGCTGCATACAAGGTCTAAGCCAATTATAAGCATGTTGGAGGACATCCGCCTTTATTTGATGAAGAGATGGGCAACTAACAGGACAAAAAGTCAATCATTGTCTGGGGAGATTTGTCCAAAAATCAAGACTAGACTCAACAAGGAGTCTCAGTTAACTAAATATTGGATTCCATG CTGGTCAAGCAACAAGATTTTTGAAGTTCGTCATGTGTCCCAAGCTGGTGATAAGTTCATAGTCAATTTAGATGAAAAAATGTGTTCATGCAGGAAGTGGGAAATCACTGCCATACCATGTTGCCACTCCTTGGCTGCTATGAAATTCTTGAATGTAGATGCAGCAGACTTCATTCCATGTTGCTTTAGGAAGTCGACATATGAAGAGATATACTCTTCAATTATCTACCCAATAAATGGTAACAATATGTGGGAGATTACCACCTATGTTGATGTCCTCCCTCCACCAAAAAGGATATTGCCTGGGAGgccaaagaagaagagaaggttgGAGCAATGGGAGCTGGTCAAGGATGACAAAAGAATGAGGAAGGGTGGTTTAAAGAAGAGATGTGGCATTTGTAAGGAGCTCGGCCACAACAGGAAGTCTTGCACCAAAGGAAAAGAGGCACCTTCAAATCAGGAAACTAACTCATCAAATCAGGATGAATGA